In a single window of the Allobranchiibius huperziae genome:
- a CDS encoding peptidoglycan DD-metalloendopeptidase family protein, with the protein MAAGAAGASTIDSGTAPAMSLGDRVAVAAATSRATASQPGPDHADLLRGARPVSRSTVRSTPAPSSTPSGKAAAKSTKPTPRRTAAPSRLAAKRAAKPAAKAQPVLSPWTCPIAGCGGRFTSPFGGRWGTQHLGDDFATPVGTPLHALHDATVVAVGPYGGMGNRVELDLGDGVHAVYAHMSYIAVTVGERLSMGDVVGRSGDTGHSTGPHLHLEIHLNGTPVDPAPWLKAHHIF; encoded by the coding sequence GTGGCGGCCGGCGCCGCCGGCGCCTCGACGATCGACTCGGGCACGGCGCCCGCGATGTCGCTGGGTGACCGCGTCGCCGTCGCGGCGGCCACCTCACGAGCCACGGCCTCACAGCCCGGACCGGATCACGCCGATCTGCTGCGCGGTGCGCGACCGGTGTCGCGCTCCACCGTCCGCAGCACCCCTGCGCCGTCGAGCACGCCCAGCGGCAAGGCCGCTGCGAAGTCGACGAAGCCGACGCCTCGGCGCACGGCCGCTCCCTCCAGGCTCGCTGCGAAGCGCGCCGCGAAGCCGGCCGCCAAGGCCCAGCCCGTGCTCAGCCCGTGGACCTGCCCGATCGCCGGCTGCGGTGGCAGGTTCACCTCGCCCTTCGGCGGCCGCTGGGGCACGCAGCACCTGGGCGACGACTTCGCCACCCCGGTCGGCACCCCGCTGCACGCACTGCACGACGCCACCGTGGTCGCGGTGGGCCCCTACGGGGGGATGGGCAACCGGGTCGAGCTCGACCTCGGTGACGGTGTCCACGCCGTCTACGCGCACATGTCCTACATCGCCGTCACCGTCGGCGAGCGCCTCTCGATGGGCGACGTGGTCGGCCGGTCCGGCGACACCGGTCACTCCACCGGTCCGCACCTGCACCTGGAGATACACCTGAACGGCACGCCGGTCGACCCGGCGCCGTGGCTGAAGGCGCACCACATCTTCTAG
- a CDS encoding cobalamin B12-binding domain-containing protein, with protein MTTTSDRPLRIVVAKPGLDGHDRGAKVVARALRDAGMEVIYTGLHQTPEQIVEAAIQEDADAVGLSVLSGAHMTLFAKVTALLKDRDAQDIVVFGGGIIPEEDIPQLAELGVATVFTPGATTGEIVGWVRAHVGVA; from the coding sequence ATGACCACCACAAGTGATCGCCCACTGCGGATCGTCGTCGCCAAACCCGGGCTCGACGGACACGACCGCGGAGCCAAAGTCGTCGCCCGGGCCCTGCGGGACGCCGGTATGGAAGTCATCTACACCGGGCTGCACCAGACCCCGGAGCAGATCGTGGAGGCCGCGATCCAGGAGGACGCGGACGCCGTGGGTCTGTCCGTGCTCTCCGGCGCGCACATGACGCTCTTCGCGAAGGTGACGGCCCTGCTGAAGGACCGCGACGCGCAGGACATCGTGGTGTTCGGCGGCGGGATCATCCCCGAGGAGGACATCCCGCAGCTGGCGGAGCTCGGGGTCGCCACCGTCTTCACGCCCGGCGCCACCACCGGCGAGATCGTCGGCTGGGTGCGCGCGCACGTCGGGGTCGCCTGA
- the sucC gene encoding ADP-forming succinate--CoA ligase subunit beta, which yields MDLFEFQARDMFEAHGVPVLAGKTITDAAQAEQVAQEIGGGGVTVVKAQVKTGGRGKAGGVKVAKTPAEATTYAEQILGMDIKGHTVGTVMIAQGAQIEHEYYFSVLLDRSNRTYLAMCSVEGGMEIEQLAVERPDALARIAVDPIVGIDEAKAREIVQAARFDEETGAKVAPVLQKLWEVYRDEDATLVEVNPLVQTADGAIVALDGKVTLDDNADFRHPDHQALQDRSAADPLEAQAHEKGLNYVKLDGDVGIIGNGAGLVMSTLDVVAYAGEKVTNPAGAHPKPANFLDIGGGASAEVMANGLGIILGDPQVKSVFVNVFGGITACDAVANGIVGALDTLGDGATKPLVVRLDGNNVVEGRRILADRNHPLVTIEETMDGAAAKAAELAAR from the coding sequence GTGGATCTGTTCGAATTCCAGGCGCGCGACATGTTCGAGGCACACGGCGTGCCGGTGCTCGCGGGCAAAACCATCACCGACGCGGCGCAGGCCGAGCAGGTCGCCCAGGAGATCGGTGGCGGTGGAGTCACCGTCGTCAAGGCGCAGGTCAAGACCGGCGGGCGCGGCAAGGCCGGCGGCGTGAAGGTCGCCAAGACGCCGGCCGAGGCCACGACGTACGCCGAGCAGATCCTCGGCATGGACATCAAGGGCCACACCGTGGGCACCGTGATGATCGCTCAAGGCGCCCAGATCGAGCACGAGTACTACTTCTCCGTGCTGTTGGACCGCTCCAACCGCACCTACCTGGCGATGTGCTCGGTCGAGGGCGGCATGGAGATCGAGCAGCTCGCCGTCGAGCGGCCCGACGCACTCGCGCGAATCGCCGTCGACCCCATCGTGGGCATCGACGAGGCCAAGGCACGCGAGATCGTCCAGGCCGCCCGGTTCGACGAGGAGACCGGCGCCAAGGTCGCGCCCGTGCTCCAGAAGCTGTGGGAGGTCTACCGCGACGAGGACGCGACGCTGGTCGAGGTCAACCCGCTCGTGCAGACCGCCGACGGCGCGATCGTCGCCCTCGACGGCAAGGTGACCCTCGACGACAACGCCGACTTCCGTCACCCGGACCACCAGGCGCTGCAGGACCGGTCGGCTGCCGACCCGCTCGAGGCGCAGGCGCACGAGAAGGGCCTCAACTACGTCAAGCTCGACGGCGACGTCGGCATCATCGGCAACGGCGCGGGCCTGGTCATGTCGACCCTGGACGTCGTGGCGTACGCCGGCGAGAAGGTCACCAACCCCGCCGGCGCGCACCCCAAGCCCGCGAACTTCCTGGACATCGGTGGCGGTGCGTCGGCCGAGGTGATGGCCAACGGCCTCGGCATCATCCTGGGCGACCCGCAGGTCAAGAGCGTCTTCGTGAACGTCTTCGGCGGCATCACGGCGTGCGACGCGGTCGCCAACGGCATCGTCGGCGCGCTCGACACCCTCGGTGACGGCGCCACCAAGCCGCTCGTCGTACGCCTCGACGGCAACAACGTGGTGGAGGGTCGGCGCATCCTGGCCGACCGCAACCACCCGCTGGTGACCATCGAAGAGACCATGGACGGCGCCGCGGCCAAGGCCGCCGAGCTCGCCGCACGCTGA
- the sucD gene encoding succinate--CoA ligase subunit alpha, which translates to MAIFLNADSKVVVQGMTGSEGMKHTTRMLASGTSIVGGVNPRKAGQQVEFDGGKSVPVFGTVAEAMKETGADVSVVFVPPAFARAAVVEAIDAAMPLVVVITEGIAVKDTAEFYAHAVASGTTRIVGPNCPGLISPGKSNAGIIPADIAGAGRIGLVSKSGTLTYQMMYELREFGFSSAVGIGGDPIIGTTHIDCLEAFEKDDETDAIVMIGEIGGDAEERAAAYIKDHVSKPVVGYVAGFTAPEGKTMGHAGAIVSGSSGTAAAKQEALEAAGVKVGKTPSATADLMREIMKGLAK; encoded by the coding sequence ATGGCAATCTTTTTGAACGCCGACTCCAAGGTCGTCGTGCAGGGCATGACCGGCTCCGAGGGTATGAAGCACACCACCCGGATGCTGGCCTCGGGCACCTCGATCGTCGGCGGCGTCAACCCGCGCAAGGCGGGTCAGCAGGTCGAGTTCGACGGTGGCAAGAGCGTGCCGGTCTTCGGCACGGTCGCCGAGGCGATGAAGGAGACGGGCGCCGACGTGTCGGTCGTCTTCGTGCCGCCGGCCTTCGCGCGCGCCGCCGTCGTGGAGGCCATCGACGCCGCCATGCCGCTGGTCGTCGTCATCACCGAGGGCATCGCGGTCAAGGACACCGCGGAGTTCTACGCGCACGCCGTGGCGTCGGGCACCACCCGCATCGTCGGGCCGAACTGCCCCGGTCTCATCAGCCCCGGGAAGTCCAACGCCGGCATCATCCCCGCGGACATCGCGGGGGCGGGTCGCATCGGTCTGGTGTCCAAGTCGGGCACGCTGACCTACCAGATGATGTACGAGCTGCGGGAGTTCGGCTTCTCCAGCGCGGTCGGCATCGGCGGCGACCCGATCATCGGCACCACCCACATCGACTGTCTCGAGGCGTTCGAGAAGGACGACGAGACCGACGCCATCGTGATGATCGGCGAGATCGGCGGCGACGCCGAGGAGCGCGCCGCGGCGTACATCAAGGACCACGTCAGCAAGCCGGTCGTCGGCTACGTGGCCGGGTTCACCGCACCGGAGGGCAAGACGATGGGCCATGCCGGCGCCATCGTCTCCGGATCGTCCGGCACCGCGGCCGCCAAGCAGGAGGCCCTCGAGGCAGCGGGCGTCAAGGTCGGCAAGACGCCGTCCGCGACCGCCGACCTGATGCGCGAGATCATGAAGGGCCTTGCCAAGTAA
- the dapD gene encoding 2,3,4,5-tetrahydropyridine-2,6-dicarboxylate N-succinyltransferase — translation MTRSAWGHGLTTTTYDGTVLDTWYPTPQLGDAPADDPYSTPARLAALAGDDIARRVKTATVSTQVDLDAPPADVPDAYLRLHLLSHRLARPNSINLDGLFGVLSNVVWTSAGPCPVEGFEETRMRLKIDGPVHVYGVDKFPRMTDYVVPSGVRIADADRVRLGAHLAPGTTVMHEGFCNFNAGTLGTSMVEGRIVQGVVVGDGSDIGGGASIMGTLSGGGKERVSIGERCLIGAQAGVGISLGDDCVVEAGLYVTAGTKVTLDDDSVVKARDLSGRSSMLFLRDSTTGVVRCRGRQGHGIALNDVLHQN, via the coding sequence ATGACGCGCAGCGCCTGGGGTCATGGCCTCACGACCACGACGTACGACGGCACCGTCCTCGACACCTGGTACCCCACCCCCCAGCTCGGTGACGCGCCCGCGGACGACCCGTACTCCACGCCGGCCCGCCTCGCCGCGCTGGCAGGCGACGACATCGCGCGCAGGGTCAAGACCGCGACGGTCTCGACCCAGGTCGACCTGGACGCGCCGCCCGCCGACGTGCCCGACGCGTACCTGCGCCTGCACCTGCTGTCCCACCGGCTCGCGCGGCCGAACTCGATCAACCTGGACGGGCTCTTCGGGGTGCTGTCCAACGTGGTCTGGACCAGCGCGGGTCCCTGCCCCGTCGAGGGGTTCGAGGAGACCCGGATGCGGTTGAAGATCGACGGGCCCGTGCATGTCTACGGCGTCGACAAGTTTCCGCGGATGACCGACTACGTCGTGCCGTCGGGCGTCCGGATCGCCGACGCCGACCGGGTCCGGCTGGGTGCGCACCTGGCGCCGGGCACGACGGTCATGCACGAGGGTTTCTGCAACTTCAACGCCGGCACGCTGGGCACCTCGATGGTGGAGGGCCGCATCGTGCAGGGCGTGGTGGTCGGCGACGGCAGTGACATCGGTGGGGGCGCCTCGATCATGGGCACGCTGTCGGGCGGCGGCAAGGAACGGGTGTCCATCGGCGAGCGTTGTCTCATCGGAGCACAGGCCGGGGTCGGTATCTCCCTCGGCGACGACTGCGTGGTCGAAGCGGGGCTCTACGTCACCGCGGGCACCAAGGTCACTCTCGACGACGACTCGGTCGTCAAGGCCCGCGATCTGTCCGGGCGCTCCTCGATGCTCTTCCTGCGCGACTCCACCACCGGCGTCGTCCGATGCCGGGGTCGCCAGGGTCACGGCATCGCCCTCAACGACGTACTGCACCAGAACTGA
- a CDS encoding aldo/keto reductase translates to MKYTRLGTTGLQVSRIALGCMSYGEPQRGAHPWSLDEETSRPFFRQAIEAGVTFFDTANVYSAGSSEEITGRALKDFARREEVVIATKLNGRMGPGPNGAGLSRGAVMTQIDESLRRLGTDYVDLYQIHRWDPETPIEETVEALHDVVQSGKARYVGASSMWAWQFAKALHVADANGWTRFVTMQDHYNLLQREEEREMFPLLADEGVGSIPWSPLARGKLTRDWDATSTRSETDEFGKSLYRDEDRTIVDEVAKVADERGVTRAQVALAWVLRNPVVSSPIVGATKAAHLDDAIAAVDLELTDAECDRLEASYTVREPAGSS, encoded by the coding sequence ATGAAGTACACCCGACTGGGTACGACGGGCCTGCAGGTTTCCCGGATCGCGCTGGGCTGCATGAGCTACGGTGAGCCGCAACGTGGAGCGCACCCCTGGAGCCTGGACGAGGAGACCAGCCGGCCGTTCTTCCGGCAGGCGATCGAGGCCGGAGTCACCTTCTTCGACACCGCCAACGTCTACTCCGCCGGGTCCAGCGAGGAGATCACCGGTCGCGCGCTGAAGGACTTCGCCCGCCGCGAGGAGGTCGTCATCGCGACCAAGCTCAACGGCCGGATGGGCCCGGGACCGAACGGCGCGGGCCTCTCCCGCGGAGCGGTGATGACCCAGATCGACGAGAGCCTGCGACGACTCGGCACCGACTACGTCGACCTCTACCAGATCCACCGCTGGGACCCCGAGACGCCGATCGAGGAGACGGTCGAGGCGCTGCACGACGTCGTGCAGTCGGGGAAGGCGCGCTACGTCGGCGCCTCCTCGATGTGGGCGTGGCAGTTCGCCAAGGCGCTGCACGTCGCCGATGCCAACGGCTGGACCCGTTTCGTGACCATGCAGGACCACTACAACCTGCTCCAGCGCGAGGAGGAGCGGGAGATGTTCCCGCTGCTCGCCGACGAGGGCGTCGGGTCCATCCCCTGGAGCCCGCTGGCCCGCGGCAAGCTCACCCGCGACTGGGACGCCACCAGCACGCGTAGTGAGACCGACGAGTTCGGCAAGTCGCTCTACCGCGACGAGGACCGCACGATCGTCGACGAGGTGGCCAAGGTCGCGGACGAGCGCGGGGTCACCCGCGCGCAGGTCGCGCTCGCGTGGGTGCTGCGCAACCCCGTGGTGAGCTCGCCGATCGTCGGAGCCACCAAGGCCGCCCACCTCGACGACGCGATCGCGGCGGTCGACCTGGAGCTCACCGACGCCGAGTGCGATCGTCTCGAGGCGTCGTACACGGTGCGGGAGCCCGCCGGCTCTAGCTGA
- the dapE gene encoding succinyl-diaminopimelate desuccinylase, which translates to MPIHTLDLTRDVVTLTADLCDIASVSTQERAIADAVEAALLSLPHLDVVRDGNVVVARTELGRDERVVLAGHLDTVPLTDPPNIPVRRVDGMLVGRGTTDMKGGVAVQLALAARVPDPSRDVTFIFYDCEEIEEEFNGLKRIGEQQPDLLDAEFAVLLEPTNGGIEGGCKGTLRVDVVTKGISAHSARPWNGHNAIHDAGDVLARLTAYEPATVQVDGLDYHEALNAVGISGGIAGNVIPDVCTVSVNYRFAPDKSAEEALAHVQQVFSGYDVTLGDCAIGARPGLDQPAAQAFVDALGLPVVAKEGWTDVARFAALDIPAVNFGPGDPNLAHTDDERCPEQQIEDALAALTRWLA; encoded by the coding sequence ATGCCGATCCACACGCTCGACCTGACCCGGGACGTGGTCACCCTCACCGCCGATCTGTGCGACATCGCTTCGGTCAGCACTCAGGAGCGTGCGATCGCCGATGCGGTCGAGGCCGCGCTGCTGTCGCTGCCGCACCTGGACGTCGTGCGCGACGGCAACGTGGTCGTCGCCCGCACCGAACTCGGCCGTGACGAGCGGGTGGTGCTGGCGGGTCACCTGGACACAGTCCCGCTGACCGATCCGCCCAACATCCCCGTACGACGCGTCGACGGGATGCTGGTGGGTCGCGGCACCACCGACATGAAGGGTGGCGTCGCGGTGCAGCTCGCGCTGGCGGCGCGGGTGCCCGATCCGTCGCGGGACGTCACCTTCATCTTCTACGACTGCGAGGAGATCGAGGAGGAGTTCAACGGCCTCAAGCGCATCGGCGAGCAGCAGCCCGACCTGCTCGACGCCGAGTTCGCAGTGCTGCTCGAACCGACCAACGGCGGCATCGAAGGCGGCTGCAAGGGCACCCTGCGGGTCGACGTCGTGACGAAGGGGATCTCGGCGCACTCCGCGCGACCGTGGAACGGGCACAACGCGATCCACGACGCGGGCGACGTGCTGGCGCGGCTCACGGCGTACGAGCCGGCGACCGTGCAGGTCGACGGCCTCGACTACCACGAGGCGCTCAACGCCGTGGGCATCAGCGGCGGCATCGCCGGCAACGTGATCCCCGACGTGTGCACCGTCAGCGTCAACTACCGCTTCGCCCCCGACAAGTCCGCGGAGGAGGCGCTGGCCCATGTGCAGCAGGTGTTCAGCGGGTACGACGTGACGCTGGGTGACTGCGCGATCGGCGCCCGACCCGGACTGGACCAGCCCGCCGCCCAGGCGTTCGTCGACGCGCTGGGGCTACCCGTCGTGGCCAAGGAGGGCTGGACCGACGTGGCCCGGTTCGCGGCGCTGGACATCCCGGCGGTGAACTTCGGTCCCGGTGATCCGAACCTCGCGCACACCGACGACGAACGGTGTCCCGAGCAGCAGATCGAGGACGCGTTGGCAGCGCTGACCCGGTGGCTGGCGTGA
- a CDS encoding TIGR00730 family Rossman fold protein, whose product MRGKYLPATTTDQRLLDKDQDTDWVHTDPWRVMRIQAEFVEGFGTLAELGPAISVFGSARLKHGSDLYAMGEEVARLLVDAGYAVITGGGPGAMEAANKGAHEAGGTSVGLGIELPFESGLNDYVDLGVNFRYFFVRKTMFVKYAQGYVVLPGGFGTLDELFEALTLAQTQKVTSFPVVLIGRSFWEPMIEWLGTTVLEHGMIAASDVARLQVVDTAAEAVQAIVKENAVIAASRPE is encoded by the coding sequence ATGCGGGGCAAGTACCTGCCCGCGACGACGACCGACCAGCGTCTGCTCGACAAGGACCAGGACACCGACTGGGTGCACACCGACCCGTGGCGGGTCATGCGCATCCAGGCGGAGTTCGTCGAGGGCTTCGGCACCCTCGCCGAGCTGGGCCCGGCGATCAGCGTCTTCGGCTCGGCCCGGCTGAAACACGGCTCGGACCTCTACGCCATGGGCGAGGAGGTCGCGCGGCTGCTCGTCGACGCGGGCTACGCGGTGATCACCGGCGGTGGACCCGGCGCGATGGAGGCGGCCAACAAGGGCGCGCACGAAGCGGGCGGCACCAGCGTCGGGCTCGGCATCGAGCTGCCCTTCGAGTCCGGCCTCAACGACTACGTCGACCTGGGCGTGAACTTCCGCTACTTCTTCGTGCGCAAGACGATGTTCGTGAAGTACGCGCAGGGGTACGTCGTGCTGCCCGGCGGTTTCGGCACGCTCGACGAGCTGTTCGAGGCCCTCACCCTGGCCCAGACCCAGAAGGTGACCAGCTTCCCGGTCGTCCTCATCGGGCGGTCGTTCTGGGAGCCGATGATCGAGTGGCTCGGCACCACCGTGCTGGAGCACGGGATGATCGCCGCCAGCGACGTCGCACGCCTGCAGGTCGTCGACACCGCGGCCGAAGCGGTGCAGGCGATCGTGAAGGAGAACGCGGTCATCGCCGCGAGCCGCCCGGAGTAG
- a CDS encoding DivIVA domain-containing protein: MTIFLLVLLVLLVGAVLAGIAGWFGGHMDEPTATTPYIGLPEGRLAVEDVESVRFDQTLRGYRMGQVDDVLDRLVAALGERDDEIARLRAEASAPRQRRD; encoded by the coding sequence GTGACGATCTTCCTGCTGGTGCTCCTCGTGCTGCTGGTGGGTGCCGTGCTCGCAGGCATCGCCGGCTGGTTCGGCGGCCATATGGACGAGCCGACCGCGACGACGCCCTACATTGGTCTGCCCGAGGGCCGACTCGCCGTCGAGGACGTGGAGTCGGTGCGCTTCGACCAGACCCTGCGCGGCTATCGGATGGGTCAGGTGGACGACGTGCTCGACCGACTGGTCGCGGCGCTGGGGGAGCGGGACGACGAGATCGCCCGGCTGCGCGCCGAGGCCTCCGCGCCACGCCAGCGGCGGGACTGA
- a CDS encoding SRPBCC family protein, which translates to MAVIRMTRDTTASADAVWAVASDWSRHGDYFPLTRMSVGDEPAGVGQHFTATSRLGPLAMPDPMVVTEWDPPRDGGPGSFAIRKLGKVLAGTVSFTVTPTPTGSQLTWVTDVRPAPAPLAAVSRPVSRPISRALYAGVLKKIVAAAEAQ; encoded by the coding sequence ATGGCCGTCATCCGCATGACGCGCGACACGACCGCCTCCGCCGACGCCGTGTGGGCGGTTGCCTCGGACTGGTCGCGGCACGGGGACTACTTCCCGCTGACCCGGATGTCGGTCGGCGACGAGCCGGCCGGGGTGGGGCAGCACTTCACCGCGACCAGCCGGCTCGGTCCGCTGGCGATGCCCGACCCGATGGTGGTCACCGAGTGGGATCCGCCGCGGGACGGTGGGCCAGGATCGTTCGCCATCCGCAAACTGGGCAAGGTCCTCGCCGGCACGGTGTCCTTCACGGTGACGCCCACGCCGACCGGGTCGCAGCTGACCTGGGTGACCGACGTCCGGCCGGCGCCCGCGCCGCTCGCCGCGGTCAGCAGACCGGTCAGCCGCCCGATCAGCCGTGCCCTCTACGCCGGAGTGCTGAAGAAGATCGTCGCGGCCGCGGAGGCGCAGTGA
- a CDS encoding DNA-3-methyladenine glycosylase I, whose product MTSDGVIVGDDGLARCAWGSIPDYLTYHDTEWGVPVHGERALLERITLEAFQSGLSWLTILRKREGFRAAFAGFDPQVVAAYDDADVERLLQDTAIVRNRRKIEAARANARATLALRERGGLDELFWSHSPATHTPPARLADVRATSPESVSLAKELKKAGFAHVGPTTMYAAMQACGVVDDHLRDCHRAAASA is encoded by the coding sequence GTGACATCCGACGGGGTGATCGTCGGGGACGACGGGTTGGCGCGCTGCGCCTGGGGATCCATCCCGGACTACCTCACCTACCACGACACCGAATGGGGTGTCCCGGTGCACGGCGAGCGCGCTCTGCTGGAGCGGATCACCCTCGAGGCGTTCCAGTCCGGGCTGTCGTGGCTCACGATCCTGCGCAAGCGGGAGGGATTCCGCGCCGCGTTCGCCGGTTTCGACCCGCAGGTCGTGGCGGCGTACGACGACGCGGACGTCGAGCGGCTGCTGCAGGACACCGCGATCGTGCGCAACCGCCGCAAGATCGAGGCGGCCCGCGCGAACGCCCGTGCCACCCTGGCGCTGCGCGAGCGCGGCGGTCTCGATGAGCTCTTCTGGTCGCACTCGCCCGCCACGCATACCCCACCGGCCCGGCTCGCCGACGTCCGCGCGACTTCCCCGGAGTCGGTGTCGCTGGCGAAGGAGCTGAAGAAGGCGGGCTTCGCGCACGTCGGGCCCACCACGATGTACGCCGCCATGCAGGCCTGCGGTGTGGTCGATGACCACCTGCGTGACTGTCACCGAGCCGCGGCGAGCGCATGA
- a CDS encoding enoyl-CoA hydratase/isomerase family protein translates to MTSAAEQAEHPVVVTNTEGVATVRLNRPEAMNALDLATKESLLSNLQELAADTQVRAVVLTGTGKAFCVGQDLKEHVTQLRSGEPLSSTVESHYNPIATLLLTMDKPVIAAVNGIAAGAGASMAFAADARIVADTAGFNTSFAAIGLSSDTGSSWTLPRLIGYPAARELLMFPRTVPAQEAQQLGLVTRLVPAVELEQTVAQFAAQLAAGPTLAYASIRQALAYSAGHDLEASLAHEAELMARTGSSQDHAAAVEAFLSKTPARFEGR, encoded by the coding sequence ATGACGTCCGCCGCCGAGCAGGCCGAACACCCCGTCGTAGTCACGAACACCGAGGGCGTCGCGACCGTCCGGCTGAACCGGCCCGAGGCCATGAACGCCCTGGACCTCGCGACCAAGGAGTCGCTGCTGTCCAACCTGCAGGAGCTGGCGGCGGACACCCAGGTGCGCGCGGTCGTGCTCACCGGCACCGGCAAGGCGTTCTGCGTCGGGCAGGACCTCAAGGAGCACGTCACGCAGTTGCGCAGCGGCGAGCCGCTGTCCTCGACGGTGGAGTCGCACTACAACCCGATCGCCACCCTGCTGCTCACCATGGACAAGCCGGTGATCGCCGCCGTCAACGGCATCGCCGCCGGTGCGGGTGCGTCGATGGCGTTCGCGGCCGACGCGCGGATCGTCGCGGACACCGCCGGCTTCAACACCTCGTTCGCGGCCATCGGGCTCTCCAGTGACACCGGGTCGTCCTGGACGTTGCCGCGGTTGATCGGCTACCCGGCGGCGCGCGAGCTGCTGATGTTCCCCCGGACCGTCCCGGCGCAGGAGGCGCAGCAGCTGGGGTTGGTGACCCGCCTCGTACCGGCGGTCGAGCTGGAGCAGACCGTCGCCCAGTTCGCGGCGCAGCTGGCGGCCGGGCCGACGCTGGCGTACGCCTCGATCCGGCAGGCCCTGGCCTACTCGGCCGGTCACGACCTGGAGGCATCCCTGGCGCACGAGGCGGAACTCATGGCGCGGACGGGGTCCTCGCAGGACCACGCGGCCGCCGTCGAGGCGTTCCTGTCCAAGACCCCGGCTCGCTTCGAGGGACGCTGA
- a CDS encoding DUF3117 domain-containing protein has product MAAMKPRTGDGPLEVTKEGRSILLRMPLEGGGRLVVEMNAEEAAALGDAIKGCIG; this is encoded by the coding sequence ATGGCGGCGATGAAGCCGCGGACCGGAGACGGCCCGCTCGAGGTCACCAAAGAGGGCCGCAGCATCCTGCTGCGCATGCCGCTCGAAGGCGGTGGCCGGCTGGTGGTGGAGATGAACGCCGAGGAGGCCGCCGCGCTCGGTGATGCGATCAAGGGCTGTATCGGCTGA
- a CDS encoding O-methyltransferase, whose product MRASSWSYAEDFITEPEAVARARERGEKLGATPIGTGTGAALQTLAAAARATSVVEVGTGAGVSGLWLLSGMPARGVLTTIDVSAEHQSAAREAYAEAGIAPHRLRIICGNALTVLPRLTDSAYDMVLVDGHKPDYPVYVEQALRLLRPGGVLAIDNMLWHDKVADPVARDEATTIVRDLGKSLRDDPTLRVALLPVGDGLLTAVTPD is encoded by the coding sequence ATGCGCGCGTCGAGCTGGAGCTACGCCGAGGACTTCATCACCGAGCCCGAGGCCGTCGCGCGCGCCCGCGAGCGGGGAGAGAAGCTCGGCGCGACCCCGATCGGCACGGGCACCGGAGCCGCGTTGCAGACCCTGGCCGCCGCGGCGCGTGCCACGTCGGTCGTCGAGGTGGGCACGGGAGCGGGAGTCTCCGGCCTCTGGCTGCTCTCCGGGATGCCGGCACGGGGGGTCCTCACGACCATCGACGTCAGCGCCGAACACCAGAGCGCGGCCCGCGAGGCCTACGCCGAGGCGGGCATCGCGCCGCACCGGCTGCGCATCATCTGCGGCAACGCCCTCACGGTGCTCCCCCGGCTGACCGACTCGGCGTACGACATGGTGCTGGTCGACGGTCACAAGCCCGACTACCCCGTGTACGTCGAGCAGGCCCTGCGACTGCTGCGCCCCGGCGGCGTGCTGGCGATCGACAACATGCTGTGGCACGACAAGGTCGCCGACCCGGTGGCGCGCGACGAGGCCACCACGATCGTGCGCGACCTCGGCAAGTCGCTGCGCGACGACCCGACGTTGCGGGTCGCGCTGCTGCCGGTCGGCGACGGCCTCCTGACCGCCGTCACCCCCGACTGA